The genomic interval ACCGTACTATAGAGTGCTACCCACCAGCTTCAACATTGTTGATGAGGATGGTAAGATATTCACTAGCTGCAACCACTTAATAAGTGAccacagaccaccgacttttagttggccgatagttgagtcggtATGGAGAGtcatcagtatggagatgtatgaaagtgcgcacattacatacaccgatttggtatcggccggttcttcatacaaattgaaaTCAGGCCCAACTATAggtcaactaaaagtcggtgggctgcgcctaggcttaacaTTACTAACGGAGATGTTGAGATGATGGCCATTTAGCATGGCTCAGAAGAAGTACGGCAACGGTTCTAGATTTTATGGTTCATGAGATTCTTAATATGACTCGACCTTACtcaaattatgtttaaaaatataaagggTATTGTATTCAAATACTTTATTTGGTCAGCTGCGCTACACTTCAAAATTCACGTAAATTTTTCCAATAAGCCTACTTATTTTTATCATAGCAACCTAAAGCATTTTCATGACAAGATAAGAAGATCGATAGGTCTAGATAAAATCTCACTTTTTCTAGAAATAGAAAAAAGAGTCTCAATATTGTACCTGTGAAACTTCTTCAAACCAATAATTTAATTTGGGTTAAAGGAAAATTAACATGATAATGACACAATAATTCCAGATTACCGCCCAAGGTTGGCTAAATCTGGCAACGAGCTCCCTCTGGCCAGAAAAGTTCGCACCACAATGGTCTCCGAGGGAAACGTCCCTGACGCAGATATCACCCATTTGGCTGCCCACATCCTGGTATTCTCAGCAACTGACATCACCAACACAAGGGATACCAGTAAGTTACAATTCCTAAATAACAAGAGACAGCTATCGTGTTTCTAGCCCGAACATTAAAATCGACAACAaagtcgttcgtttcagccaaatggcgTCCAATGCTGGACGAGACAGGCCTCCCCAAGGCTTTTAAGGCATAACGACAGCAAATACTGAACACTAATCAGTCAAGCCACATCATGTTGaaattatttcagtgaaaaTCACGGTTTTTTGCTAGAACATTTTATCCAATCATTTATCTAGTTAAATACGAGTAATATACCTATACCCAAAACATTCTCAAAGATTTCATCCTTTTCCCAAACATCCTTGACTTTGTTTTCTATTCAGCCAACTACGTTTCATGGAGGCCACACTGCTGCCAAGCAGCTGGAGCAAGCGACACCGCATGCGCCCCCAACTACGTGCCAGCTGATGATCCAGTCCATCGTTTCTCCGGCATACGTTGCTTGAACATGACGAAGCCACTGACTTATCAGACCTCTGGGTGCTTGCCGAATACCACCGTGCCTTTGAGGGTAAATACTTCTTAATAATCAAGAGAAATGAGAATTTAGCTTGTGGTACACAGACATACATAACTTTTTAAATGCAGAAGCCGAATGTATTAACCTAGCTTCACTGTAGGAGCACTCTCCGATTTACCAGGGGTAAATGGAGGATTTAACTTACACTCCTTTCGCTGCACTGGCCACTAACTGGCCAGACAAGTTGGGGAAccaaatactttaaaaaatattacctacaaACTTAATAAAATGTGTGTTTGCACTTAATTCTTTCAGATAGTCGATGCCACACCCACTTTTGACTTGTCTCCGGTATACGGCAGTGTAGTCGAGCCCGCCAGGAGGGCAAACACGAGTGGCTTGCTTGTCACTGAAACCATCAACAACAGGACCTACCCGCCTACatgtatgtacgagtattaAGACATGGGACTAAcgattaaattcaaattatttcttTTGATCTTGGAACATTTTCAAATCTTCTAAATTGTCAATGTAGTCTTTCATGAAACTTTGAAACAAGTTACAGAAGTTTCACAGACCTTTAAAATAATCTGTATTCTTTGACATCACTTAATGACTTCAACTTTGTCTCAGCTGGAATCAACCTGCTCCTCGGTATCAACTTCTTCGGCATCATTTTCTACTGGCGTTACCACAACCACATCGCCACCAAGCTCGCTGAAGTCAACCCTTGCTGGACTGATGACCAACTCTTCTACGCGGCCCGGGAAATCAACATCGCTGTTGCACAGCAACACTATTACTATGAGCTGATGCCCATCCTTATGGGTAAGATTTTCATTCATTTCCAAGAAGTAGTCATTGATGATGAAttcttttgttggtgatgtatttgatgcctgcgtgatgcatttgtgaacactaagttgtcttgtttttatctttttttattatttttttagttcattttttttttattctctgGATAATCTCAatggtgaaattagaaaataaaaatacttcagtTCATCTGTCCAGTTTATTTTACCTGATCTTAACTATTACAGGCTCAGACAATCTTGTCGCAGACAATGTCGTTAGTAAGGACTTTGGATTCAGGGATTTGTATGATGATAGTCTACTGCCCCAAATATCCCTGGAGTACCCTGCTGTATTGAGATGGTTGCATTTGATTCAAGACGGTTACTTAAAGTGAGTTCCAAAATCACAATCCAACCAAAGTTTATTAGATAATGCAGCTTGTTTGATATGTGACTACATATTACAATCGTATTGATTTTCAGAATGTACGATTCTGAAGGATACTATCTCAGACAGTATCCGATTGTCAATTTGACCGCTCGCATTGCCTACATAAAAGAAGATGACAACATGGATGGTATCACCCAAGGTTGCTTCAGACAAGGAACTGGTAATACCAAGGACACTATTGCTGACAACGATGTGAGTAAAAATTTTGTCGTTGATTCAGAATTTCAGACTTCTAAAATGAAACAAACCTTGCATCTTAGAAAATACATTTCAAAATTATTCTTACTTTTAGA from Ostrinia nubilalis chromosome 4, ilOstNubi1.1, whole genome shotgun sequence carries:
- the LOC135071276 gene encoding peroxidase-like encodes the protein MWTRSAVFSLVVAIAVAVDHYDAYYQYNLTTAEYESYVANGTAGNCTISVETCDCTERRRIDGTCNNLNYPAAGAARTPYYRVLPTSFNIVDEDDYRPRLAKSGNELPLARKVRTTMVSEGNVPDADITHLAAHILVFSATDITNTRDTTNYVSWRPHCCQAAGASDTACAPNYVPADDPVHRFSGIRCLNMTKPLTYQTSGCLPNTTVPLRIVDATPTFDLSPVYGSVVEPARRANTSGLLVTETINNRTYPPTSGINLLLGINFFGIIFYWRYHNHIATKLAEVNPCWTDDQLFYAAREINIAVAQQHYYYELMPILMGSDNLVADNVVSKDFGFRDLYDDSLLPQISLEYPAVLRWLHLIQDGYLKMYDSEGYYLRQYPIVNLTARIAYIKEDDNMDGITQGCFRQGTGNTKDTIADNDIVQNGLGALQKANDIMTNDLAKHRYFGFQPYINYLAYCNNGINITSFNDLLTFMKPERIQQLRDAYEDVEDIDLLAGLWAETLTDGTYVPPTFYCLIKDQMLRSIQSDRHWYERETRPDAFTEEQMYEIRYGTVARMMCDIGDSVASIQPQAFKMIGDDNVEVSCDEINDIDYYAWQDTTCADAPSRPDITERVPPAFYTS